From Amycolatopsis sp. cg9, one genomic window encodes:
- a CDS encoding response regulator transcription factor: protein MPNLLVVEDDAAIGSVLESTLRLHGYQVCWRRDGRTALQAAEAGEFDLVLLDLGLPDLDGVEVCRRLRSALPASVLVILTARQEEMDVVVGLDAGADDYLTKPIRLGELLARVRAHLRRGAPAGARPPVTVGGLTVDIAGRRATLHGREVVLRAKEFDLLARLAEQPGVAVSRETLMAEVWDAHWYGSTKTLDVHIAAVRRKLASVAGPDEEVPRIATLRGHGYRLEDPARSAAEG, encoded by the coding sequence ATGCCGAACCTGCTGGTGGTGGAAGACGACGCGGCGATCGGCAGCGTGCTCGAATCGACCCTGCGCCTGCACGGCTACCAGGTGTGCTGGCGACGCGACGGGCGGACGGCCCTGCAGGCCGCCGAAGCCGGCGAGTTCGACCTCGTGCTGCTCGACCTCGGCCTGCCCGACCTGGACGGCGTCGAGGTCTGCCGCCGGCTGCGGAGCGCGCTGCCCGCCTCCGTGCTGGTCATCCTCACCGCCCGGCAGGAGGAGATGGACGTCGTCGTCGGCCTCGACGCCGGTGCCGACGACTACCTCACCAAGCCGATCCGGCTGGGCGAACTGCTGGCCAGGGTGCGCGCGCACCTGCGCCGCGGCGCGCCCGCCGGGGCCCGGCCGCCGGTCACCGTCGGCGGGCTGACCGTGGACATCGCCGGCCGCCGCGCCACCCTGCACGGCCGCGAGGTCGTGCTGCGCGCGAAGGAGTTCGACCTGCTGGCGCGGCTGGCCGAGCAGCCCGGCGTCGCGGTCAGCCGCGAGACGCTGATGGCCGAGGTCTGGGACGCGCACTGGTACGGCTCGACGAAGACCCTCGACGTGCACATCGCGGCGGTGCGCCGCAAGCTCGCGTCGGTCGCCGGGCCGGACGAAGAGGTGCCCCGGATCGCCACCCTGCGCGGCCACGGCTACCGCCTGGAGGACCCGGCCCGGTCCGCGGCCGAAGGCTAG